A region from the Sphaerodactylus townsendi isolate TG3544 linkage group LG01, MPM_Stown_v2.3, whole genome shotgun sequence genome encodes:
- the LOC125443781 gene encoding methanethiol oxidase-like: MPYINDELHHTGWNACSSCFGDTTKKRNRLVLPCLGSSRIYVVDTGTDLRAPRLFKVIEPREVFQKCDLALLHTPHCLGSGEVMISSIGDPRGNGKGGFALLDAETFEVKGNWERPSQAAPQGYDFWYQPRHNVLLSTEWGVPKFLVSGFNPADLGKGRYGRRVNVWDWTTHCLLQSIDLGEDSIPFEIRFLHNPDAAHAMVCCPLPGAVFHIYKTQDGCWTANKVIQVPNKKVSGWLLPDMPALSTYILISLDDRFLYLSNFIHGDVRQYDITDPFHPKLVGQVFLGGSIQKSSGVTVLEDKELNGQPDPFMIQGRKVWGGPQMLQLSLDGKRLYVTNSLYTPWDKQFYPELVREGSVMLQVDVDTEHGGLCVNEDFLVDFGNEPWGPARAHEMRYPGGDCTSDIWV, from the exons ATGCCGTACATCAACGACGAACTCCACCACACCGGGTGGAACGCCTGCAGCAGCTGTTTCGGGGATACCACCAAGAAGAGGAACAGACTTGTATTGCCTTGTCTTGGCTCCTCTCGCATTTATGTGGTGGACACCGGGACTGACCTGAGGGCTCCCAGGTTGTTCAAG GTGATTGAGCCAAGGGAGGTATTCCAGAAATGCGACCTGGCTTTACTGCACACCCCTCACTGCCTGGGCAGCGGGGAAGTCATGATCAGCTCCATCGGGGACCCTCGAGGCAATGGAAAAG GTGGCTTTGCCCTTCTGGATGCAGAGACCTTTGAAGTGAAGGGGAACTGGGAGAGACCCAGCCAAGCAGCTCCCCAGGGGTATGATTTCTGGTACCAGCCCAGGCACAACGTCTTGCTGAGCACTGAATGGGGGGTGCCAAAGTTCCTTGTCAGTGGGTTCAACCCAGCAGACCTGGGAAAAG GGCGCTACGGCCGCCGTGTCAACGTCTGGGACTGGACCacccattgccttctccagtcgaTTGATTTAGGGGAGGATTCCATCCCCTTTGAAATCCGGTTCCTGCACAACCCCGATGCCGCGCATGCCATGGTGTGCTGCCCCCTCCCGGGCGCCGTTTTCCACATCTACAAGACACAG GATGGGTGTTGGACAGCAAATAAAGTGATCCAGGTTCCAAACAAGAAAGTGTCGGGATGGTTATTACCTGACATGCCAG ccttgaGCACCTACATACTCATCTCATTGGACGACCGGTTCCTGTACTTGAGCAACTTCATACACGGGGACGTCCGTCAGTATGACATCACTGACCCTTTCCATCCCAAGCTGGTTGGCCAG GTGTTTCTGGGAGGCAGCATCCAAAAAAGCAGTGGGGTCACCGTTCTTGAAGATAAGGAGCTGAATGGACAACCTGATCCATTCATGATCCAG GGAAGGAAAGTCTGGGGAGGACCCCAAATGCTTCAGCTCAGCTTGGACGGCAAGAGACTTTACGTCAccaatagcctgtacactccttgGGACAAGCAGTTTTACCCCGAACTGGTCAG GGAAGGCTCCGTCATGCTGCAGGTTGACGTGGACACGGAACACGGCGGTTTGTGCGTGAACGAGGATTTCCTGGTGGATTTTGGGAATGAACCGTGGGGCCCAGCCCGGGCTCACGAGATGCGCTACCCTGGGGGAGACTGCACCTCGGATATCTGGGTGTAG